In Dehalococcoidales bacterium, one DNA window encodes the following:
- a CDS encoding NAD-dependent epimerase/dehydratase family protein, with protein KNILITGGGGFIGVAMATRLCEDNQVVLFDTDFEHNAFAFSELKNNVYVQKFQGDILDKESIDCATREAQIVIHMAAKVGVQEVISDSLNTLEVNYGGTSNLLKSLANNQNCERVLVFSTSEVFGVRAFGIAESGDSTFASVQDIRWCYCVSKLAAEQLAFSYFRQKGLPAVVIRPFNIFGPDRVGDHVVLRFIMKALRNEDLEVYGDGTQIRAWCYIDDFCDGVLRAMEVPEAIGQAFNIGNQNNTITIQGLAREIIELCGSKSRIVFKSLDFTDIDLRVPNTSKARNMLGFVPKVDLGEGLTRTINWVSENMDKIDSRVVTKRKYVV; from the coding sequence GAAAAATATACTAATTACCGGTGGTGGAGGATTTATCGGAGTGGCGATGGCAACCAGACTCTGTGAGGATAATCAGGTGGTTCTGTTTGACACCGATTTTGAGCACAATGCTTTTGCCTTTTCGGAACTGAAGAATAACGTATATGTCCAAAAATTTCAGGGGGACATACTGGACAAGGAAAGTATTGACTGCGCGACCAGAGAAGCTCAAATAGTGATACATATGGCCGCTAAAGTGGGCGTGCAGGAGGTCATCAGTGATTCCCTGAACACGCTGGAAGTTAACTATGGCGGCACATCAAATCTATTGAAATCGCTGGCAAACAACCAGAACTGTGAACGAGTGCTGGTATTTTCAACCAGTGAAGTCTTTGGAGTGCGCGCCTTCGGCATTGCCGAGAGCGGCGATTCCACCTTCGCTTCAGTTCAGGATATAAGGTGGTGCTACTGTGTTAGCAAGCTGGCAGCTGAGCAACTGGCATTCAGCTATTTCCGCCAGAAGGGTCTGCCCGCGGTGGTGATTCGCCCTTTCAATATTTTTGGCCCTGACAGAGTAGGAGACCATGTTGTGCTTCGTTTCATAATGAAAGCGCTAAGAAACGAGGACCTGGAGGTATATGGCGATGGCACACAGATAAGAGCCTGGTGCTATATCGACGACTTTTGCGACGGGGTACTACGCGCTATGGAAGTTCCTGAGGCTATCGGACAGGCATTCAACATTGGCAATCAGAACAACACTATCACCATCCAGGGGCTGGCAAGAGAAATCATTGAACTTTGCGGGAGCAAGTCCCGGATAGTTTTCAAAAGCCTGGACTTTACCGATATTGATCTGAGAGTGCCAAATACCTCTAAAGCCAGGAACATGCTCGGATTCGTCCCCAAGGTTGACCTGGGAGAAGGCTTAACCAGGACCATAAACTGGGTAAGCGAAAACATGGACAAAATAGATTCCCGCGTTGTCACTAAGAGGAAATACGTAGTATGA